The sequence tgttCAAATTTgtcataaaaatgtgaaaacattttattctatGTACAATAATGTACACAAATTTAAATAGGTCACCAAAGAGACCAGAAGTAATTAAAGAGGTATATTTACAGTAGCACATCACAGTAAACGGAAAACCATTCACAGATTCAACACTGATACTGTTTTTGTGCTTGGTTACACACTGAAGTGAAGCAGATTACTCCATTCTGgatgaactgaattttaaacagATACCTCAATGATCAGTAAATGCTATTTTAATCAGTATCGTCATCAATCAGTTCTTCAGCTGCCGTGCCTGTGTGCTGAATCACTCCGTTTCTTTCTCTCTGAGCATCATCATCACAATCTGTACTGTCATCTTCATTCAATTCCCTGTCAGATTCGGCAGCAGCTTCTCGTATAGCTTCCTCTGGATTTTCATTGGGTGCAATAAATCCATTGTTGTTAGATGTATTTGTGTTATCCTTGATATCATCTTCAATGTACACTTTTTGATGGCACATTGGACAAGTATCTTGAATGTACAGCCATTTCCGAAGGCAAAGTGCGTGGAAATAGTGATTACACGGTGTGATACGAGCAGATGTTGTAAACTCATGGTAACAGATTGCACATACATCATCTATTTCTTGTAGGCGGCTCCCCTTTATTTCAGGaagtgaattaattttttttacagcaGTTCTACGATTCATGAATGTCTTCCAGCCATTTTTCGCTTGTAAGTAGATGTTAAAATAGGCATGTAAGCACATCATACAAGCCCGGATTTTACTTCCTGACTCAAACATCATAGTATAAGCCCCATTTCCAAACATTACTACTCCAAATATAAATTCAATAATATTGCCTGTTGAACGAACATAGTAGACATAATCATCAAGCTTTTCCCAGAGGACATTATAGTAGCCATCAATCATGAATAACGTATAAACAGTGAGAGAAACTATTACTTTTAAGCAGAGCTCCACACAAAAGGCTGTAACTGCAAATAACCATGTATTTAGTGCATAGTGATGCCAAAGAACATAACTGAGTATAACAGGAAGAATAAACAGGCAAGCAGAAACAAAGAGCACAGGAAAATGTCTACGAAAAGATGACACATGAGAGGCACTGAGCGACATTAATACGGGGTCTGTCATTCCATGGATGAAATGCAGGACTGCTGTTAATAAAAGGCACATGTTTCTGCTTAAGCGAATAAGTCTCTCTTCTGGTCTTAACCCACTTAAACCAGTCTGAAgagccaaaatgaaaaataaaacaggtgcTACAAAGCCAAGTCGCCTGTCGTCTTCTTCAGTCGATCCAATGAAGGCCAATATTCCAAGACCCAAGTAGTGGGCTACTGAGGAGATGACAGCACTCATGCCCAGGACAGTGAGTGTGGAGTCACATCCACTAATGATAAGGTTGCAAATGAGGTCCCAGAAGTCATcccaagagagaaagaaggaatccGTTTCACTGGCCATTCTTAAAATGTACACTAACACTGTAGCCTGAGCTGTAACTCTTGTCAGCCAGAAGACTCTCAGGACATCTGGGAAGCGGATCCTCTTCCAAGTGTCCTCCATTAACAACTGTAACCCATAAATTCGATACATGTGCCTCACTAAAAGGTAAACGTATCTTGTGGAATAATAAAACCACTTAAGTTTCACTGCCAAGACAAGCACTGTATTTAATGTGAGAATCAAGGAAGAAGTAAAAACTAAAGTCTCTCGGATGTGTAACGGTAGTTCTGTGATTAAGCCTATTACAGGAACCAAGAGATCCAAAATAATTAACTGTGAATAGATGGAATGAATTTGGAGTAGTGTGATGTATCCAATTCCAAATGTTAGCTGTAGAACAATGAGTGCCATCCACAGTGAGGGCCCTTTTCGAGGAAGCAGCTCAATTCCAAAAGCTGATGTGTTGTAGGCACCATAGAAGTCAATGTGCAAAGCAGCATAATAATTTACCAACACTGAAGTCGCAGCTAATAGAAAGGCTGAGCTGTACATGTAAAACTTGAAAAGTGATCGCTGTGACAAGATCAGAACAATACTGGATACAAATATacctaaaaaaaaagagaaagaggtcaTTCGAATGAAACTTTGTTAAAGAATGTTTTTCCATTAAAAGTTACGATATTCTTCCTTTAATAAGTATGAACATTTTCAAACTGATGAACATTATGCCTCAAGACAATTTAGGCTTAAAGGCCAATAAATGTTTTGTAAAATCAGAGTTCAACAGGACAGATCAAACATATCCTTAACATCTTACtccttattttctaattttcaaagtAATTCAAGTAGCATTATATCTCCAGAAACCAAATTACTAAAATATTTCCGAGATTGTTGTGATATACACAGTTTAACAAGCTTTAAACTTGAAAGAATGTATActgtaatttcaaaattattcaaaaatagttttcttaGATACACctgtcatttaaaagtggacatttaatttccaaatacatgggattttgtttaaagtatctttaatattaatatctCATCTTGATACCAAagcatttaaatgctttcttctctgaaattaccctctgtgtttttttcagcttaactttattgaggctttcaatgggtAGGTGGAAGGTCTCTCCAGGTGAATGTCACATTGCAcctgaaaatatgtgggttattttcaaatatcccttgatactgatttctaacataattccacagtgataagagaacagactccaTATGATCTCAATATCTTTGGACCATGAAATTTCtgcaccttgttttatgcccctggatatgttccagtgtctcctagtttacagtctatgggaacttaATAGAATTTGTATACTATtgttgtgtgaaaactgtatCAATCTGAATTATGTTGAATTcgttcacagtgcttttcaggtctattaTATCCTTCTCTGTATActaattctattaatttttgagagtttgatattgaaacgcCAACTAAAAatcatttatctacttaaaaaattgtAATATGTAATTTAACTATATATAACCTTGTTTTGTAtgttccaagtctcctgtaaatgtgttatcatactttgataatgtaaaaaaatttgaagaaaaccttaaaaaaatagttaagataATTTCATtacaaaaacactaaaaataagcaaaatggaCAACATTTATTCCTATTAAATCTGAGATTTTTCTTAAAAGTGTTCTTTAGGATGTCAAGTTTAAGTTTTACATTTATAGTTACTCCTATTTCCTCCTTTTACTTAAACTGTGAACTCCTGCTGGCTCTTATTTTTCCTGCTGCTTAAATCTGAGAATTCTCCCTTGGGTCCAAACTCACTTTCTGTACATACTTTCCTACAGATACCAAACCTGTCCTCCACGTTTCCTTTCTCCTTATGTTTGAGTCTTTTtcttcaaatgtgtgtgtgtaccaagctgcttcagtcatgtctgactctttgtgaccccatagactgtagcctgccaggctcctctgtccatgggattctccaggcaagaatactgaagtgggctgctttgccctcctccagcggatcctcctgatccagggatcaaacccgcatctctttacatatccctgcattggcaggtgggttttttgttttacggttttttttttttttaccactagcaccacctgggaagccctttcttcaaACAGTCATCCTTCTGATTATTCTTCAAACTAAAgtagcattcagaaaaccaaaatgTATTTTAGTAAGCTtccccccctccccaactccATAAGCACCAATATACGGTCTCATATGCACCATCTTTCTTGGTGCTCTGACAAATTTTTAAGTGAGATTACAATAAACATTATTATCCAAGGTTTCAACTATGGAAACCACATCCAAATATTCACCTATTTCTACTTCTGCACTGCAACTACAATACTCAGAATTTCTAAAACCTAAACCTAAACTCACCTCAAACAGCTCTTCCTTTCAATTTCCAATTTCAGTCAGAGATACCATTATTATTCTTTTAGCTGTACCTCTGGACCCCCATCCTCAAACTCTGATATTAGTGACAAATTCTACTAATAACTATAGCTCCCTTTTCCTCAATGACACCCATCTATTAGTCTGTCTCAAAAACTCTTTCATTCAAATTCACCTACAAGCCACCAAAATGCCTTTCTTAATGTCTGTGGCTCAAAATACTGCAGCAGCTCTTACTGATTAAAATCTACAGGTCTTGTTCTAACATTCAAGGACCCAATTTGCTATAAAGTATCAATATCCCTCTCAACACAGGAACCAACACTTCAGATTTCTTTCTTAAACACACCCCTTCTTCTCTGCTGTAATTAGTTGTATTTACATTCTTCTCTTTGCCTAGCAGGATGGCCCCATCAACTTCCCAAATCCCTGACTGTCCAAATCCTACCCATCCTACAGACACTCAGACATTACCTGATACTGTAGtttataattgtgtgtgtgcgcttagttactcagtcatgtctgactctttgtgaccccatggactgtagcctgccaggttcctttgtccatgaggattctccaggcaagaatactggagtgggatgccatgcccttctccaggggatcttcccaacccagtgatagaATCTTgatctcccacagtgcaggtggattctttaccagctgagctaccagggaagccccagtttataATAACCTGACCCTAATATATAATGTGTCCTTGATAGCAAGCAAGGATCTGAAGTTTTACATCTATGGATTCCaaaatattttgtagaaaataaagTCCAATTAGTATTCACTAGGGAAATAAACATTTCTGTTGAAttctgaattatatttttaaaggcaacCATGAAAAACAGCCCActtggaaatgaaaaattatgacaaGACAAAGCTGAGAAATCAAGCCATGGAGTACAGAAAGTGACAAACTCCAAACTAAACATCCATCTCCCCATGTGACTTCAGTATGTAACCAAGACCGACAACGCACGTTACAACGCAGGTGTTTCACAACCCACTGCAGTCAGAAGCAAGAGCCAAGTTCCTCCAAATGATGACTGCCCACAAATTTTATTTTGGGCCAATCTGTCAGGTCATTTgtgagaaacagaacaaaagggAACAATCACCTGGAAGGTAAATACATCGACCTCCGTGCAAGAACTACCCGATTTGCTGAGCAAGTGGACCACTAATAATCTCCCAAAAAGCTGTCAGCTGGGAATGGCCCTTTCAATAGaaaatgggctttttttttttttgaacaggaTGAGAAACCCCCTTCCATGGGATGtaacagaaaatagaatttattcAGCCACCACATGCCATATGTAATCTTACTTTCtctacacagaaaaacaaaactcagtaGTTTTCTCCTGAGACAAAACTTAATCTAAAATAAGTCAAAATTAAATCAAGATAACTTCAGTTCTACTTTAtgccactttttaaaaagggagagaGTTAAGTAGGaactgtaaattatttttaacttgctATTCACAAAGTGGTAAATTAATCTTTACCTGTCAGCATTCATGAACTTTGCTATAACTTATAACCAGACTTTATTCTAATAGCTTTTTTCCCACCACTAAAGCTTATTTTTACACACAGATTAAGGAATGATTTGGGTTTTTAGAAATACTTCCAGATAAAAAGTGCCATTTTGCTTTCTGCAatgtaccaaaagaaaaaaagagaatatgaCAGGCAAATAAGGCAGTGAGACTACAACTTCAAAGACTGGGTATCTCCTTGTGAGTAACAATCTTATACTACTCTTTCCTGATCAAAATCACTCCCCAAGATTTAATAATGACCAacatttcctggtggctcagtggtaaagaatccacctgccagtgcaggagacacaagagacaccggtttgatccctggatcaggaagctcccctagagtaggaaatggcaactggctccagtattctggcctggaaaattccacagacagaggagcctggtggactacagtccacagtccatggggtcgcaaacagtcagacacaactgagcacatgcatgcCACCACAAACATTTCGAGAATAGTGTAACATGATTTTAATTCCCACCCAAAGTTTGCATGCATATGAGGTtcttaaatttttcctttatacTCATGTTCCCGTGTATGGAATAcagaatcagctctcattttcaCAGGAAAAACGTAAGTCAACTTTCCAAGTCTCTCAAGAACTCTTCCCTCTCAAGGCCTTCAGGAAGTGTTGTCAGTAACACcgacatttcatttcattttcacaacTCCAGACATTCAACTCTTGATATTTAACCTGTAGGCCTAAGAAAATTTAGCTCCTAGACAGGAGTCCTCACTAGGATTTAAGAGTGACCTGCAATAAGTAATTAAGGCTATATATAAATGCTGCTTTACAAGGAAAAATCACCTTGGGACAGTGGCAAATAGAACTAACTAACATCACAATTTAGGGATCTGGTTCTCCAGTGATTAGAGTTTTACTAAAGTGCTCAAGGCAGGAAAAGAGGCTAGAATCCGAATCAATTCAGGTGCTCTGAAGCTACAAATGAATTCAATTCATGAAAGAGTTGAGGGCCTTTTCAATTTGGATTACCAAAAGTAAGCCAACAAAACaagcagaccaaaaaaaaaaagcccaaacaaacaaacaaaaaaaccaccatGTACATCATACAACAAAATGTTTAACTCTTTTATGTGTAAAGTCCATTCACACCATTAACCATTCTGAAGTTTGGGACtaaaaactggaaggaaataataataatacaactCCCCAGGTACCTTCAATACCTTTAATATATAACCTAAAGCAAGCTGTGGAAAAACATTTCAACACCTGACAGAATAAAGGTGAAACAGTACTAAAATAAATCTTATAACTGCCCTATTACTCCCAAGGGAAACCTATGCAATGAAATGTCGAACAAATAAAACATCTTGAAATGTTAATCTGTAGATGTACCTGACAAACTATagcataaaatttttttctatcaaacttttaaaaaaagatactcttATTAATAAgataaattgctttttaattttaacaagtatgtttttattaaaaacatatgaacatgatttttttaagtCCAACCCTATAGGTATTAAATGAAGAATTAACCAAATTTTGCATAAACAAACACACTCATGGATAAAtacttctttttgctttttaccCAAAGGAGATCCCATTATAACAACAGAGtctttttcaaccttttcaaAAAACTGCATTTCTGAATACTCAGTGGGCATCTTCTTACTTATTGACCATTCatgtttcttcctctgtgaaatgCCAGTTtatcttttgctcatttatttatggAGCTGTTTTTCCTTGCTGaaaatagtcatttaaaaaatattctgactACAGACTCTTTGTAGCTATCTGTAATGCAAACATCTTCTCCAGATGTGAGgctgctcttttctctttctgatgctcCCTCTGATTAACagaggtttttaattttaatatcaatgaatttattatttcatacatttgcttttatatagttttaaataacttttccCTTACtctaagataaaaacaaaaaagttctacattttcttctaactTTTTAAAGTTCTGCTTTTCACATTAAGATACTAGTCCACTTTGAACTATCTATATACTGATGTGAGGTAGGAGTCAATATAATTTTTTCCATATAAGTAACTAAATTACCACAAATTGAATAGTCCACATTTACCTCAAATGTACTTCAATTCTACCTCTGAAACACATCAAGTTTCTCCACATACATAGATAGTCTGTTTCTGGGCTTTCAACTCTATGCTCTTTATTGGTCTAGTTGTCCatctcagtggttctcaaccagaatCAGATTTTGCACTAATCATTTGGCCACAATCGCGCCACCCCCACCACCAAAGAATTATCCCTCCAAAATGTCAATGGTATCTGCTCAGACTCCCTAGGCTACCCCAGTGCAGTCAATAATTACAATTGCTTCACTTTGTTTTTACAGTCACAGGTTTTCTGAGTTCCTTCTACAGCACCAAAAGTAAGTCACTTTTTGCAACAACTTCACTGCGTGGCTGTAACTAGTACACATATGAATAGATTCTCTTTCAACAGAGATTTAGATtaacaatttttgttttgttattaccAACAATGCTGCAACAAATATTCTTGCCCACATTTTCTCTAAAACTGTATCTTCAGGCCAAATATTCAGAACTAGAATCGTGAGTCAAAAGGTataatgaattttaatttcagttgACAGTGCCAAGTGGCTTTACATAGAAATAACAGCTTACCAAAACTGTTTAACATCATCTATTTTCCCATATCTTTGCCAAACTAGTTTTTATTCAAActttgaattctttaccaatcttgtaagtaaaattttaactgcatttctttaattataaatGAGGCTGagtaatttttgttttgcttattgaCCTTGTGCATTTCATTTACTCTGATATGCTTATCCTGGGGCCTATTTTCCTCCGggagtaaatatttttcttattggcAGAGTAAAACTCTTACTAGTACTTCAactaaatatgacacaaatatttCGCCCTTAgtgtgtcatttaaaaaaaaactttgtgaaAAAGAATTTTGTCATCAagaagtatttcatttttatgtactCAAATTTATCAAAACTTCCCTTGTAATTTCTGGATTTTCTCTTATGTTTAGAAAGGCCTTTTCAAGCCAATGAATTGTCATTCTATGAGTAATACTATTAAAACAAACTCCTCTGCTTGCATTTTCTGCCTTGGAATTAGATTTGCTAATTCAGCATTACACTGCACTGGGTtacatttcatttagcatttaACACCTCCTAAGAATAGcttaatattcttaaaaattaaatatattatgatATGATCTAATTTGGATCTCCAAAATGAGATGCTTTGTATTCTGACCTGCAGAAGCCTCATATTAGTTTGATACCATAAAAATAACAGTTTCTTGTAGGAGAGTAAATTCTTTAGACACTATAAATAAAACTGGATGCAGAACAGATTTCCATCTTGACAATTCCATCTTAAAGAAAAAGGTGAGACTGACAAATTTTGAGATTTATATTCAGTAGTACACAGAGGTCTACAATTATTAAAAAACTAACCAGGGAGAACAATTGATTTCAACTATCTTTGGGTATCTTTTACACACAAACCTGTCACTTTGAATAACAAACAAGATCCTTCATtgttttgctgttcagttgctaagtcgaaactaactctctgcaaccca is a genomic window of Cervus elaphus chromosome 21, mCerEla1.1, whole genome shotgun sequence containing:
- the RNF139 gene encoding E3 ubiquitin-protein ligase RNF139, whose product is MAAVGPPQQQVRMAHQQVWAALEVALRVPCLYIIDAIFNSYHDSSQSRFCIGLQIFLRLLGIFVSSIVLILSQRSLFKFYMYSSAFLLAATSVLVNYYAALHIDFYGAYNTSAFGIELLPRKGPSLWMALIVLQLTFGIGYITLLQIHSIYSQLIILDLLVPVIGLITELPLHIRETLVFTSSLILTLNTVLVLAVKLKWFYYSTRYVYLLVRHMYRIYGLQLLMEDTWKRIRFPDVLRVFWLTRVTAQATVLVYILRMASETDSFFLSWDDFWDLICNLIISGCDSTLTVLGMSAVISSVAHYLGLGILAFIGSTEEDDRRLGFVAPVLFFILALQTGLSGLRPEERLIRLSRNMCLLLTAVLHFIHGMTDPVLMSLSASHVSSFRRHFPVLFVSACLFILPVILSYVLWHHYALNTWLFAVTAFCVELCLKVIVSLTVYTLFMIDGYYNVLWEKLDDYVYYVRSTGNIIEFIFGVVMFGNGAYTMMFESGSKIRACMMCLHAYFNIYLQAKNGWKTFMNRRTAVKKINSLPEIKGSRLQEIDDVCAICYHEFTTSARITPCNHYFHALCLRKWLYIQDTCPMCHQKVYIEDDIKDNTNTSNNNGFIAPNENPEEAIREAAAESDRELNEDDSTDCDDDAQRERNGVIQHTGTAAEELIDDDTD